A portion of the Elusimicrobiota bacterium genome contains these proteins:
- the mscL gene encoding Large-conductance mechanosensitive channel, producing the protein MRGNVVDLAVGVIIGGAFGKIITSVVNDIIMPPIGLLLGNVDFSDLKIVLKDATETSKAVSLNYGVFINHVLDFTIVAFCVFLIVKAMNSLKKKEAAAPATPTTKECKQCLSQIPLKAVKCAFCTSAA; encoded by the coding sequence ATGCGAGGAAATGTGGTCGATTTGGCCGTCGGGGTCATTATTGGGGGGGCTTTTGGAAAAATTATCACTTCGGTTGTTAATGACATTATTATGCCGCCGATTGGTCTTTTGCTTGGGAATGTTGACTTCAGCGATTTGAAAATTGTGCTTAAAGATGCCACTGAAACCAGCAAAGCCGTCAGCTTGAACTACGGCGTATTCATCAATCATGTGCTTGATTTCACCATTGTGGCCTTTTGTGTTTTCTTGATTGTCAAAGCCATGAACAGTTTGAAGAAGAAAGAGGCGGCGGCACCCGCCACGCCTACCACAAAAGAATGCAAACAATGTCTTTCCCAAATTCCGCTTAAAGCCGTGAAGTGCGCCTTCTGCACCTCCGCGGCCTAA
- the yfkO_1 gene encoding putative NAD(P)H nitroreductase YfkO produces the protein MIPDHSALSPQQLVQGLNWRYAVKKFDPTQKISPEVWKSLEAALVLTPSSFGLQPWRFYVITNPDIKNKLVPVSWNQKQVAEGSHVVVFAIRKNLAEVDVDRFLGRTAEVQKVPLESLGKYKKVLLRFLAQPSDKFNVNEWAARQVYIALGNFMTAAALLGVDTCPMEGLEPSKYDEILGLEKEGYATSVVCVAGFRASEDKYATLPKVRYATEDVIKNI, from the coding sequence ATGATTCCTGATCATTCTGCGCTTTCGCCGCAACAACTTGTGCAAGGTTTAAATTGGCGATATGCGGTGAAAAAGTTTGACCCCACCCAAAAAATATCTCCTGAAGTATGGAAATCCTTGGAGGCGGCTTTGGTGTTAACTCCTTCCTCTTTTGGCCTGCAGCCCTGGCGGTTTTATGTCATCACCAATCCGGACATTAAAAACAAATTGGTTCCGGTTTCTTGGAATCAAAAACAAGTGGCCGAAGGATCTCATGTTGTGGTTTTCGCCATTCGGAAAAATTTGGCGGAGGTGGATGTTGACCGGTTTTTGGGGAGAACCGCGGAGGTTCAAAAAGTGCCACTCGAATCTCTGGGGAAATATAAGAAAGTTCTGTTGCGATTTTTGGCTCAACCTTCCGATAAATTTAACGTGAATGAGTGGGCAGCACGGCAAGTTTATATCGCGTTGGGAAATTTTATGACCGCGGCGGCCCTGTTGGGGGTGGATACCTGTCCCATGGAAGGTCTCGAACCCTCCAAATATGATGAGATTTTGGGCTTGGAAAAAGAGGGATATGCCACCAGCGTCGTCTGTGTCGCGGGTTTTCGCGCCTCAGAAGACAAATACGCGACGCTCCCAAAAGTTCGTTACGCGACTGAAGACGTCATAAAAAATATTTAA
- a CDS encoding PPi-type phosphoenolpyruvate carboxykinase — translation MNGTQPLDEEGLIQYINLKLAALGQPLFGGSKDPRLVQLATPFLRNHQEKNRLLLNYAPPVDRRIQDFLNDFCRDLSPQVTFKLPSAFILDGPGLARTMSLPPDKDIFESDIVKTYRVKQGILHNPKNDRRTTQGVFHIAEGGLPIPEDKLAVPKVVFANLLTHALRPPNELLRIPFTASQEKKAELFVSLLLRPIVCPASGPGTREKRMEVRFFAPGNLVGNLDFVETIFGNAGDPFLPENDAALDVDGWTGHTGCVILAPHLTKLTKKELGLPSIDKATERQRRDGMCWEKETDLYNNGNEFKITCRDMRGVMVTLIADNYFGYCKKEVKTQISFSANLFGLCEEEHSGGAIAFPSYILGRDFVADPNFTQNKRTFAEAMALLKERVDVKPDGYAIDKQHPNIIYVSENTQFNLRQRILSWNANGGPKKRKLLASEIYILPSGYKVHMERQIGGHYWRLVGTVAEGTLCHKPCTVSGGGKSEISKSIAYSMLQGPVFVRDFKKDFNEVEEIIKKDFTHRFKTPPADYRHRPILSLERSLGSVVKLFTPSPEFTDEYNAWLISIPQTIRQLIFVLKRYYKPEWGEDWREHFSVDSINGFPGHELKYDNQKLIANYLRVGKDKDGSWRIYKVRPDFNPAEKVQMEDDITASVVVPCEVLNDLYPTENPSVKLVTNCESYLFQRPDDAKVRGYDKQAEMDLSEPNTFLSNWQPLTRPEVTDMVENIIDFEDYSDPMKNLLTSFLQDPKPRYVVSSANARLMDGKRSKNPRYLQKRPDQVNVLGPYLAEVGVRLSRGIPLDRSVFFPVNSVLAGRRNNPPDLQAGIPPLAVYNPIHFQELPELFMDFTSSLTGKSPSTTGFGSEGALTKGPFNALWPVVDLNNALVSFILTGYAGFTTAAGHVGPNIQVDHDISLLIPEIWSRMKVSEREPEFLIKNGFLEKIEDFDHKGRKILGSRLGYRITTRFVDLFLGRLFENPNTVFSEEMLKPEKQDLDMFVAGIEEIVATQKRVAESYFKDGSVEAACPPLKAVLHIMARGAFEGKDINHPDIRNLFKRETLLKSDWYRERLETKQARDISLWTNQIAYIEDFKTHPGNTEAVTLLNLNSRLALAKQKLVEANQDAYLKKLMGTLGADPFHKQLKDFS, via the coding sequence ATGAATGGCACGCAACCCTTGGATGAAGAGGGTCTCATCCAATATATCAATCTAAAACTCGCCGCTTTGGGCCAGCCCCTGTTCGGAGGCTCAAAAGATCCAAGACTGGTCCAATTGGCGACGCCCTTCCTGCGCAATCATCAGGAAAAAAACCGTTTGCTGCTGAACTACGCCCCCCCCGTGGACCGACGCATCCAAGATTTCTTGAATGACTTTTGCAGGGACCTTTCGCCGCAAGTAACTTTTAAACTTCCCTCAGCATTTATTCTAGACGGACCCGGCTTGGCAAGGACAATGTCTTTGCCTCCCGACAAAGACATTTTCGAATCGGATATCGTTAAAACCTATCGGGTCAAACAAGGCATCCTTCACAACCCCAAAAATGACCGACGAACAACCCAAGGCGTGTTCCACATCGCGGAGGGAGGACTGCCCATTCCAGAAGACAAGTTGGCTGTTCCCAAGGTTGTGTTTGCCAATTTATTGACGCACGCCCTTCGCCCCCCCAACGAGCTCCTGCGAATTCCCTTCACCGCGAGTCAAGAGAAAAAGGCGGAGCTGTTTGTGTCGTTGCTCTTGCGCCCCATCGTCTGTCCGGCCTCAGGCCCCGGCACACGCGAAAAAAGGATGGAGGTTCGATTCTTCGCGCCAGGCAATCTGGTGGGAAACCTCGATTTCGTGGAAACCATTTTTGGAAACGCCGGGGATCCGTTTCTGCCTGAAAATGACGCCGCCCTGGATGTGGACGGCTGGACGGGGCACACCGGCTGTGTCATTCTCGCCCCGCACCTGACCAAGCTCACGAAAAAAGAACTGGGCCTGCCCTCCATTGACAAAGCCACAGAAAGGCAACGACGAGACGGCATGTGCTGGGAAAAAGAGACGGACCTCTACAACAATGGCAACGAATTCAAAATCACCTGCCGTGATATGCGGGGCGTGATGGTGACCCTCATCGCAGACAACTACTTCGGCTATTGCAAAAAGGAAGTCAAAACCCAAATCAGCTTTTCGGCCAACCTCTTCGGACTTTGCGAGGAAGAACATTCAGGAGGCGCCATCGCCTTCCCCAGTTATATTTTGGGGCGAGACTTTGTGGCCGACCCGAACTTCACCCAAAACAAAAGAACCTTTGCCGAGGCCATGGCCCTGCTCAAAGAACGCGTGGATGTCAAACCGGATGGATATGCCATCGATAAGCAACACCCCAACATCATCTATGTTTCTGAAAACACCCAATTCAATCTCCGGCAACGAATATTGAGTTGGAACGCCAATGGGGGACCCAAAAAACGGAAATTGCTGGCGAGTGAAATCTACATTCTCCCATCAGGTTATAAGGTTCATATGGAGCGCCAAATCGGAGGCCATTACTGGCGACTGGTCGGCACTGTGGCGGAAGGAACGCTTTGCCACAAACCCTGCACGGTATCCGGCGGGGGCAAATCAGAAATCTCCAAATCAATCGCTTATTCCATGCTGCAAGGACCGGTTTTCGTCCGAGATTTCAAAAAGGATTTTAACGAAGTGGAAGAAATTATTAAAAAGGATTTCACTCACCGTTTTAAAACACCTCCCGCGGACTATCGGCACCGCCCCATCCTCAGCCTTGAACGTTCATTGGGATCGGTGGTCAAACTCTTTACTCCCTCTCCTGAATTTACCGATGAATACAATGCGTGGCTCATTTCGATTCCCCAAACCATTCGGCAACTTATTTTTGTGTTGAAGCGCTATTACAAACCGGAGTGGGGTGAGGATTGGCGTGAACATTTCAGCGTGGACAGCATCAATGGGTTCCCTGGCCATGAGCTCAAATATGACAATCAAAAATTAATCGCGAATTATCTTCGGGTTGGGAAAGACAAAGATGGCTCCTGGCGTATTTACAAAGTACGCCCGGACTTTAACCCCGCGGAAAAAGTTCAAATGGAAGACGACATCACCGCTTCTGTGGTGGTCCCATGCGAGGTGTTAAATGACCTTTATCCAACGGAGAACCCCAGCGTTAAACTGGTGACCAATTGCGAGTCCTATCTCTTTCAAAGGCCCGATGACGCGAAAGTCCGCGGTTACGATAAACAGGCGGAAATGGATTTATCAGAGCCCAACACCTTCTTATCCAACTGGCAACCCTTAACCCGCCCAGAAGTGACCGACATGGTTGAAAATATTATCGATTTCGAGGATTACAGCGATCCCATGAAAAACCTTCTCACGAGTTTTCTCCAAGACCCCAAACCCCGATATGTGGTCTCATCCGCCAACGCGCGCCTTATGGATGGAAAACGCTCCAAAAATCCCCGCTATCTCCAAAAGCGCCCTGATCAGGTGAATGTTTTGGGTCCCTATTTGGCGGAAGTGGGCGTTCGTCTCTCCCGAGGAATTCCGTTGGACCGCTCCGTTTTTTTTCCAGTCAATTCTGTCTTGGCGGGACGGCGTAACAACCCGCCCGATCTGCAGGCGGGCATTCCGCCTCTTGCGGTTTACAATCCGATCCATTTCCAAGAACTGCCGGAACTCTTCATGGATTTCACCTCCAGTCTGACCGGGAAATCCCCCTCCACCACGGGGTTTGGTTCAGAGGGGGCGCTCACGAAGGGACCTTTTAACGCCCTTTGGCCCGTGGTGGATTTGAACAATGCGCTCGTTTCCTTTATTCTGACGGGATATGCTGGTTTCACCACCGCCGCCGGTCATGTGGGCCCCAACATCCAGGTCGACCACGACATCAGCTTGTTGATCCCTGAAATATGGTCCCGCATGAAAGTATCGGAACGCGAGCCAGAATTCCTAATCAAAAATGGATTCTTGGAGAAAATCGAGGATTTCGATCACAAAGGCCGGAAAATTTTGGGCAGCCGCCTCGGATACCGGATCACGACCCGTTTTGTTGATCTTTTCCTGGGCCGATTGTTTGAGAACCCCAACACGGTATTTTCTGAAGAAATGCTCAAACCTGAAAAACAGGATTTGGATATGTTTGTCGCAGGCATTGAAGAGATTGTCGCCACCCAAAAACGCGTGGCTGAAAGTTATTTCAAAGACGGCAGCGTGGAGGCGGCCTGCCCGCCGCTTAAAGCGGTTCTTCACATCATGGCGCGTGGCGCCTTTGAAGGGAAAGACATCAATCACCCAGACATTCGAAACCTTTTCAAACGTGAGACACTCCTAAAAAGCGATTGGTACCGCGAACGCTTAGAAACCAAACAAGCCCGCGATATCTCCCTCTGGACCAATCAAATCGCCTATATCGAAGATTTCAAAACTCATCCTGGCAATACGGAGGCCGTCACTCTGTTGAACCTGAACTCCCGCCTCGCGCTCGCCAAACAGAAACTGGTTGAGGCAAATCAAGATGCCTATCTGAAAAAATTAATGGGCACCTTGGGAGCGGATCCCTTTCACAAACAACTCAAAGATTTTTCCTGA
- the cysA gene encoding Sulfate/thiosulfate import ATP-binding protein CysA, translating to MSIAVQNLSKRFGKLAAVDNVSFSVEGGSLVALLGPSGSGKSTLLRMIAGLETPDQGEVRIVGEESTTLTARDRNIGFVFQHYALFKHMTVAENIAFGLQVRKIPKKDQLARVEELIQLVSLHGLGGRYPTQLSGGQRQRVALARALAPNPKVLLLDEPFGALDAKVREELREWIVRLHEQTHVTTIFVTHDQHEALEIASRVLVMNKGRVEQEGTPLEIFDKPATQFVAEFVGESNFIESNVTAQDLVTWGPFKFTVTGAKVGQRVRIYFRPHDVYVSSVPETLQVKGRIVKTRFLGPQIELLLDIEGEKHIVAHVPKGIVLASGFAEGRDVYIGITAFQVFHL from the coding sequence ATGAGCATTGCAGTTCAAAATTTAAGCAAACGGTTTGGAAAATTGGCGGCGGTGGACAATGTCAGTTTTTCAGTCGAGGGGGGATCCTTGGTGGCTCTCCTGGGCCCCAGCGGTTCTGGAAAGAGCACGCTCTTGCGAATGATCGCGGGCTTGGAAACGCCGGATCAAGGGGAGGTTCGCATTGTTGGAGAAGAGTCCACCACGCTCACCGCCCGGGACCGGAACATCGGTTTTGTTTTTCAACATTACGCGCTGTTCAAACATATGACGGTGGCTGAAAATATCGCCTTTGGCTTACAGGTGAGAAAAATACCCAAGAAGGATCAACTCGCGCGCGTGGAGGAGTTGATTCAATTGGTGTCCTTGCATGGCCTGGGCGGGCGCTATCCCACGCAGCTTTCGGGCGGGCAACGTCAACGCGTGGCCTTGGCTCGCGCGCTCGCGCCCAACCCCAAGGTGCTTTTGTTAGACGAACCTTTTGGCGCGCTTGACGCCAAAGTGCGAGAAGAATTGCGCGAATGGATTGTTCGGCTGCACGAACAAACCCATGTGACCACGATTTTTGTGACCCATGATCAACATGAAGCCTTGGAAATAGCCAGCCGCGTTTTGGTCATGAACAAAGGGCGCGTGGAGCAAGAAGGAACGCCGCTCGAAATTTTCGATAAACCCGCGACGCAGTTTGTGGCGGAGTTTGTGGGCGAGTCGAACTTTATTGAATCGAACGTCACCGCTCAAGATTTGGTGACCTGGGGTCCTTTTAAATTCACCGTCACAGGCGCCAAGGTGGGGCAGCGCGTTCGCATTTATTTTAGACCCCACGACGTCTATGTCAGTTCTGTTCCCGAAACCCTTCAAGTGAAAGGCCGTATAGTGAAGACCCGGTTTCTGGGCCCTCAAATTGAGCTGTTGTTGGATATTGAGGGGGAAAAACACATCGTCGCCCACGTCCCGAAGGGGATTGTTTTAGCGAGCGGGTTTGCCGAAGGCCGAGATGTGTATATTGGGATTACCGCTTTCCAGGTTTTTCATCTCTGA
- the cysW gene encoding Sulfate transport system permease protein CysW: MVAQATPGGHITMAGAVSRLQSRGTSPSARGLSEPRWVRWGLISVALLFLTLFLFLPLLSVFYEGLKKGFQVYWTSVSDPMTISAIRLTLLVSALVLPLNIVIGLCASWAIARFDFHGKAFLITLIDLPFSVSPVISGMIYVLIYGANGWLGPWLLDHNIKIIFAVPGIVLATWFVTFPFIARELIPLMQAQGPEEELAAWVLGANGWQIFRKVTLPNIKWGLLYGVILCNARAMGEFGAVSVVSGHIRGLTNTIPLHVEILYNEYDFVGAFAVASLLALLSVVTLIAKAIVEARSSRETRGEL; encoded by the coding sequence ATGGTGGCACAGGCAACGCCAGGGGGTCATATAACCATGGCGGGGGCCGTTTCTCGACTTCAATCCCGCGGGACTTCTCCCTCGGCGCGGGGCTTGAGCGAACCGCGATGGGTTCGTTGGGGATTAATTTCCGTGGCGCTTTTGTTTCTGACCTTGTTCTTGTTCCTTCCGCTTCTCTCCGTATTTTATGAAGGGTTAAAAAAAGGGTTTCAAGTTTATTGGACCTCGGTCAGCGACCCCATGACCATCTCGGCCATTCGACTGACTTTGCTCGTGTCGGCGCTTGTGCTGCCATTGAATATCGTGATTGGCCTATGCGCCTCCTGGGCCATCGCGCGTTTTGATTTTCATGGCAAAGCCTTTTTAATCACGTTGATCGATTTGCCTTTTTCGGTCTCTCCGGTCATCTCAGGAATGATCTATGTGCTTATCTACGGGGCGAACGGCTGGCTGGGCCCTTGGCTATTGGACCACAACATCAAAATTATTTTTGCCGTCCCGGGAATTGTTTTGGCCACTTGGTTTGTGACATTTCCGTTTATTGCGAGAGAACTCATTCCGCTCATGCAGGCGCAAGGGCCTGAAGAAGAGTTGGCGGCCTGGGTGCTGGGGGCCAATGGTTGGCAGATTTTTAGAAAGGTGACCCTTCCCAACATCAAATGGGGCCTCTTGTACGGTGTCATCCTCTGCAATGCCCGCGCGATGGGGGAGTTTGGAGCTGTGTCGGTGGTGTCAGGCCATATTCGGGGGCTCACCAACACCATCCCCTTGCATGTGGAGATTCTTTACAATGAATATGATTTTGTGGGAGCGTTCGCGGTGGCGTCATTGCTGGCGCTTCTCTCAGTGGTGACGTTGATCGCTAAAGCAATTGTAGAGGCGCGGTCGAGCCGTGAAACGCGGGGGGAGTTATGA
- the cysT gene encoding Sulfate transport system permease protein CysT — protein MVVFFKNERSVLPGFGLTMGLTLLSLTLVVLIPLSALFVKSASLGGPGFWAVVSTARVWASLKLTFGLSLGAALFNALFGTLVAWVLVRYSFPGKKIVDGLVDLPFALPTAVAGITLTTLYSRNGWLGAPLKSLGLDVVYQPLGIWVALTFIGLPFVVRTVQPVLEAMDQDMEEAATTLGASRWQTLRYAVFPVMFPSIVTGFTLAFARALGEYGSVVFISGNMPLKTEITPLLIMTKLEQFDYAGAAAIAVIMLSMAFLLIFVINALQWWHRQRQGVI, from the coding sequence ATGGTGGTCTTCTTTAAGAATGAACGGAGCGTGTTGCCGGGTTTTGGCCTCACCATGGGGTTGACGCTTTTGTCGCTCACGTTGGTTGTTTTAATCCCCCTCTCGGCGTTGTTTGTGAAAAGCGCCAGTTTGGGAGGGCCCGGTTTTTGGGCCGTGGTTTCGACCGCGCGGGTGTGGGCCTCTTTGAAACTGACCTTTGGATTGTCTTTGGGCGCGGCTCTTTTTAACGCGCTGTTCGGGACGTTGGTGGCGTGGGTGTTGGTGCGCTACTCATTCCCCGGAAAAAAAATTGTGGATGGCCTGGTCGATTTGCCTTTTGCATTGCCCACCGCGGTCGCCGGAATAACGTTGACGACCCTCTATTCAAGGAATGGTTGGTTGGGGGCCCCTTTGAAATCGCTTGGACTTGATGTGGTTTATCAACCGCTAGGAATTTGGGTGGCCCTCACTTTCATTGGGCTTCCCTTTGTGGTGCGAACTGTTCAGCCGGTTTTGGAAGCCATGGACCAGGACATGGAGGAAGCCGCCACCACTTTGGGGGCTTCTCGCTGGCAAACGCTGCGTTACGCTGTTTTTCCTGTCATGTTTCCGTCCATCGTCACCGGGTTTACTTTGGCCTTCGCTCGCGCTTTGGGGGAATATGGGTCGGTTGTTTTTATTTCCGGGAACATGCCGCTCAAAACGGAAATCACACCTCTTCTCATCATGACCAAACTGGAACAATTTGATTACGCCGGAGCGGCCGCGATTGCGGTGATTATGTTGTCGATGGCCTTCCTGTTGATTTTTGTCATAAACGCGTTGCAATGGTGGCACAGGCAACGCCAGGGGGTCATATAA
- the dnaA_3 gene encoding Chromosomal replication initiator protein DnaA, whose translation MPRPRRYEFQGAFYHVYSRGNRRETIYRETDDFEKFEGILFEKAQISEIQLWGWCLMPNHFHMLVSTPQANLNVFMRRLLTSYALWFNKRHQLTGHVFESRYKARICDHDAYLLQLIKYIHLNPVRTRKHTLVQKLEDWKWSSHRFYLSPGAPEYVQKFINLILRRFGAGQLAWGNYQKFIKEGLNIGQGGAFEGMNANGFLGNPLFIDEIKNRFEVDRVKKGLSGDHEIKSIDILGEKVAEVLEVSPADLRSLNKERKLSRVRYLLMYLAKKYFRFTTTELGQYLNRDASTISHALHRMDDQIEKAPELEILRKALFKSG comes from the coding sequence ATGCCACGACCGCGCCGTTATGAGTTTCAGGGAGCTTTCTATCACGTCTACAGCCGAGGGAATCGACGGGAAACGATTTACAGAGAAACCGATGATTTTGAGAAATTCGAGGGGATCCTATTTGAAAAAGCGCAGATATCGGAAATCCAGTTGTGGGGCTGGTGTTTAATGCCGAATCATTTCCATATGCTGGTCAGTACCCCTCAGGCCAATCTCAACGTTTTCATGCGGCGGCTTTTGACTTCTTATGCCCTTTGGTTCAATAAACGACACCAATTAACCGGGCATGTTTTTGAAAGCCGCTACAAGGCGCGCATTTGTGATCATGATGCCTACCTTCTGCAATTAATTAAATATATCCATTTGAACCCTGTTCGCACACGCAAACACACCTTGGTTCAAAAATTGGAGGATTGGAAGTGGTCCAGTCATCGTTTTTACCTTTCACCGGGCGCACCGGAATATGTGCAGAAATTTATCAATCTGATTTTAAGGAGATTTGGCGCAGGGCAATTGGCATGGGGGAATTATCAAAAATTCATCAAGGAGGGACTGAATATTGGCCAGGGAGGGGCTTTTGAAGGGATGAATGCAAACGGCTTTTTAGGAAATCCTCTTTTTATCGATGAGATTAAAAACCGGTTCGAGGTTGATCGGGTCAAGAAAGGCCTATCGGGAGATCATGAAATTAAATCAATCGACATCTTGGGGGAAAAGGTGGCGGAGGTGTTGGAAGTTTCGCCGGCTGATCTACGATCTCTCAACAAAGAAAGAAAACTAAGCAGGGTGCGATATTTGTTGATGTATTTGGCCAAGAAATATTTCCGATTCACCACAACAGAATTGGGCCAGTATTTAAATCGCGACGCATCGACGATCAGCCATGCCCTCCATCGAATGGATGACCAGATTGAAAAAGCGCCGGAATTGGAAATATTAAGGAAAGCCCTGTTCAAAAGTGGATGA
- the uppP gene encoding Undecaprenyl-diphosphatase codes for MTIFHSLVYGSIQGLTEFLPVSSSAHLILIPFFTKWPDPGLAFDVALHWGTLLAVFIYFRTDVALMLRLFWESLCGKRSEAHTLPWKIALATLPGAVLGYILEKHAESVFRSPALLAGTLSVMGLGLWASDRWGKKEISLEQLSWKHSLLIGLAQGIALVPGVSRSGITIATALFLGFKREAAVRFSFFLAMPITLGAGLLKSGYLLQNITDPFISIGILTSLLSGLAAIHILLTYVKNNSFTPFVLYRLGLAGVVLFMLSLKP; via the coding sequence ATGACCATTTTTCATTCGCTGGTCTATGGGTCCATTCAAGGCCTAACGGAATTTCTACCTGTTTCAAGTTCCGCGCACCTCATTCTGATCCCTTTTTTCACCAAATGGCCCGATCCCGGTTTGGCCTTTGATGTGGCGCTTCATTGGGGAACGCTGTTGGCTGTTTTTATTTACTTCCGAACTGACGTCGCGCTCATGCTTCGCTTATTTTGGGAATCCCTCTGTGGTAAGCGGTCCGAGGCTCACACGCTTCCCTGGAAAATCGCGTTGGCCACCCTCCCGGGTGCAGTGTTGGGATATATTCTTGAAAAACACGCGGAAAGCGTCTTTCGCTCTCCCGCGCTTTTGGCGGGAACGCTGTCGGTCATGGGATTGGGACTTTGGGCCAGCGACAGGTGGGGAAAAAAAGAAATCAGCCTTGAACAATTAAGCTGGAAACACTCGCTCCTGATTGGATTGGCTCAAGGCATCGCCCTGGTGCCTGGCGTTTCCCGCTCAGGAATCACCATTGCGACCGCTCTTTTTTTGGGCTTTAAGCGAGAAGCCGCGGTTCGCTTTTCCTTCTTTTTGGCGATGCCCATCACCTTGGGGGCCGGACTCCTCAAAAGCGGTTATCTTCTTCAAAACATCACGGATCCCTTCATCTCAATTGGAATTCTCACGTCCCTCCTATCAGGTCTCGCGGCCATTCATATCCTATTGACATATGTAAAAAACAATTCATTTACGCCTTTTGTTCTTTATCGATTGGGCCTGGCTGGCGTTGTTCTCTTCATGTTAAGTTTGAAGCCATGA